Proteins from a single region of Desulfobacter postgatei 2ac9:
- a CDS encoding IS1634 family transposase, with protein sequence MSLNVPPTGYATTPCSIWVRDSLCQRHLYLQEKKLFGFQETITLYDLTNTYFEGQNKRNRLGKRGHSKEKRSDCPPVTLALVLDSSGFPRCSKVFEGNISEAGTLANIISTMDAGRKSHDMFDAPKATIVMDAGIASEENIKRKSYNEEYRKAVYGKTVHTV encoded by the coding sequence TTGAGTCTGAACGTACCGCCAACGGGGTACGCCACTACACCCTGCTCAATTTGGGTTCGGGATTCTCTTTGCCAGAGGCATCTATATTTACAGGAAAAGAAGCTGTTTGGGTTCCAGGAGACCATCACGCTGTATGATCTGACCAATACATATTTCGAAGGTCAAAATAAGCGTAACAGGTTGGGAAAACGGGGGCATTCCAAAGAAAAACGCTCTGATTGTCCTCCGGTAACCTTGGCCCTGGTGCTGGACAGCAGCGGTTTCCCAAGATGCAGCAAAGTATTTGAGGGCAATATCAGTGAAGCCGGCACCCTGGCCAACATCATCAGTACCATGGACGCCGGACGGAAATCACATGATATGTTTGATGCCCCCAAAGCAACAATTGTTATGGATGCAGGGATTGCGTCCGAAGAGAATATCAAGCGCAAGTCTTACAATGAAGAATATCGGAAAGCCGTGTACGGGAAAACCGTACACACGGTTTGA
- a CDS encoding BrnA antitoxin family protein yields the protein MKKEYDFSQGKRGPVSAPPANKTRITIRLDNDILAWFKIKVHDSGGGSYQTMINEALRQYISTEKEPIENILRRVIREEFRA from the coding sequence ATGAAAAAAGAATACGATTTCAGCCAGGGCAAACGCGGACCGGTTTCCGCCCCACCGGCCAACAAAACAAGAATCACCATCCGCCTTGACAATGATATATTGGCTTGGTTTAAAATCAAAGTCCATGACTCCGGCGGTGGCAGCTATCAAACCATGATTAATGAAGCCCTGCGGCAGTATATTTCCACAGAAAAGGAGCCCATTGAAAACATCCTGCGCCGGGTAATCCGTGAAGAATTCAGGGCTTAA
- a CDS encoding BrnT family toxin, with protein sequence MNYQWDNNKAKSNLIAHGVDFADAVGIFEDLNALTIDDPHPYEQRFITIGLDFLSRVLVVSYTWRNNSIRIISARKATKNERRQYEVGL encoded by the coding sequence ATGAATTATCAATGGGACAACAACAAGGCGAAATCAAATCTTATCGCTCACGGGGTTGATTTTGCAGACGCCGTAGGGATTTTTGAAGACCTGAACGCCTTGACTATTGATGATCCACACCCGTATGAACAGCGCTTTATCACCATCGGGTTGGATTTTTTATCCCGGGTGCTGGTGGTTTCATATACATGGAGAAACAATAGCATCCGTATTATTTCAGCACGGAAAGCAACAAAAAACGAACGCCGTCAATATGAGGTAGGATTATGA
- a CDS encoding type II toxin-antitoxin system PemK/MazF family toxin: protein MNIKRGDLFLAVLDPVIGHEISKTRPVVVVSNDIGNQYSGTVTIIPVTSRNISKIYPFEIFLSQNNTGLVKDSKGKADQIRTLDKARLIKPIGHLDHDLMLQVDNAIKVHLDLDV, encoded by the coding sequence ATGAATATTAAAAGAGGCGATCTGTTTCTGGCAGTCCTTGACCCAGTAATCGGCCATGAAATTTCAAAAACACGACCCGTTGTAGTTGTTTCGAATGATATTGGGAATCAATATTCAGGAACGGTTACCATTATCCCCGTTACGTCCAGGAACATATCAAAGATATATCCTTTTGAAATTTTTTTATCCCAAAACAATACCGGATTAGTCAAAGACTCCAAAGGGAAAGCCGATCAGATTCGTACATTGGATAAAGCCAGATTAATAAAGCCCATTGGGCATCTCGATCACGACTTGATGCTTCAGGTTGACAATGCCATTAAAGTTCATCTTGATTTGGATGTTTAA
- a CDS encoding helix-turn-helix domain-containing protein gives MMEIIESSGNVFKDLGFPQEESDKLIIKSRLMMEIESFIKNKGMTQAHAAGLMGVTRPRISDVMRGKIDKFTIDALVDMLSKAGLQVTITVEHVAA, from the coding sequence ATGATGGAAATTATTGAATCAAGTGGAAACGTATTCAAGGATCTGGGGTTTCCCCAGGAGGAATCAGATAAACTTATAATTAAGTCCAGGCTGATGATGGAAATTGAATCCTTTATCAAAAATAAAGGCATGACCCAGGCCCATGCTGCAGGACTTATGGGTGTGACCCGACCCCGGATCAGCGATGTAATGCGCGGTAAAATAGACAAGTTCACCATTGACGCACTGGTGGATATGCTCTCCAAGGCCGGGCTTCAGGTGACGATCACCGTCGAACACGTTGCAGCTTAG
- a CDS encoding type II toxin-antitoxin system RelE/ParE family toxin, translated as MKPLKFVGNSLNDLKFFPKPAQKEAGHQLNKVQEGKDPSDWKLMKTIGTGVREIRIQIRDQYRIIYTASFTDAVYVLHAFLKKTQKTTKRDLDSAAQRLKAVQKTRGENDGNY; from the coding sequence ATGAAACCACTAAAATTTGTCGGTAATAGTCTAAACGACCTGAAATTTTTTCCTAAGCCGGCACAGAAAGAGGCTGGGCATCAGCTCAACAAAGTACAAGAGGGGAAAGACCCCAGCGACTGGAAGCTGATGAAAACCATCGGAACAGGCGTCAGGGAGATCCGGATTCAAATTCGAGATCAATACCGAATAATTTACACAGCATCCTTTACCGATGCTGTCTATGTCCTTCATGCTTTTCTAAAAAAGACCCAGAAAACCACAAAACGGGATCTGGATAGCGCAGCACAACGCTTGAAGGCCGTACAAAAAACAAGAGGAGAAAATGATGGAAATTATTGA
- a CDS encoding PEP-CTERM sorting domain-containing protein, which translates to MYTPYGTNFNILGDSIEQLDFASSYGVAVNANTLAGTPDDPFNFVFQSNVTGFTDINGNSAATPGINLPASPSFDQYEYTLVGSIWETYDGLGGLGASFTLANAPAGETNFIEIYADTYDAGTVQSNLNTGMGFTDGTLILRAEAVSGDGLFTITDDLNSNAVPDNQDRGIGSTKIIWKVSFFDSTYFDFGGIDLSDPTNFLYSQFDGTLNLPPPAAANSIVMWDGTDPNFFTGLADGTTQYNTNDFLFQVDAFKIFQPGVVPEPGTFFLFGLGLLGLSATARRKK; encoded by the coding sequence ATGTACACTCCCTATGGTACAAACTTCAACATTCTTGGAGATTCAATTGAGCAACTTGATTTTGCATCAAGTTATGGGGTAGCAGTAAATGCCAATACATTAGCAGGAACGCCCGACGATCCTTTTAATTTTGTTTTTCAGTCTAATGTCACTGGTTTTACCGACATTAATGGTAATAGCGCCGCAACGCCCGGAATCAACTTACCGGCAAGTCCGTCTTTTGATCAATACGAGTACACCTTAGTTGGTTCTATTTGGGAGACTTATGATGGATTAGGCGGATTAGGTGCAAGTTTTACTTTAGCCAATGCTCCAGCCGGCGAGACAAACTTTATTGAAATTTACGCCGATACATATGATGCAGGAACAGTCCAATCCAACCTAAACACAGGTATGGGTTTTACGGATGGAACACTCATATTGAGGGCAGAAGCCGTATCGGGAGATGGACTTTTTACCATAACTGATGATCTTAATTCTAATGCAGTACCCGACAACCAGGATAGAGGCATTGGCTCAACTAAAATAATTTGGAAGGTGTCTTTTTTTGATTCCACATACTTTGATTTTGGTGGAATTGATTTGTCTGATCCAACTAATTTCCTGTATTCACAGTTTGATGGTACATTGAACCTGCCTCCACCTGCTGCTGCCAATTCAATAGTAATGTGGGATGGAACCGATCCTAATTTTTTTACTGGACTTGCAGATGGAACAACTCAATATAATACTAACGACTTTTTATTTCAAGTTGACGCTTTTAAAATTTTCCAGCCAGGTGTTGTTCCTGAACCTGGAACATTCTTTTTATTTGGGCTTGGTTTGCTTGGTTTAAGTGCAACAGCTAGAAGAAAAAAATAA
- a CDS encoding class I SAM-dependent methyltransferase, translating to METVACQLCNSRKYTVQFSAYDYITNEAHVLVRCDNCNFSYVNPQPTVDQLQKYYPESYYGDDQFLYEKIDNFIRFKKIKELFPDTTGTILDIGCGKGLLLKALEDINWKVHGIELSETSALYAKKKLNIKIATQMLDTCNFPSNHFDLVTMFHSLEHMKEPKKILKEIHRVLSDDGILLIEVPKFDSLFSKLFKEKWFHLDLPRHLYHFENFSIKKILKDSGFQIIDHKNFAFFYDIFGNIQSCYNFICSKVNLFNDFNTKRLTIKSIKKFRHRNRIYLDLLFCHLTFPVFFLVMLLLSIVLSLFNQGGTLIILAQKHPTI from the coding sequence ATGGAAACCGTTGCTTGCCAATTATGTAACAGTAGAAAATACACCGTCCAATTTTCGGCCTATGATTATATAACGAATGAAGCCCACGTTCTTGTCAGGTGCGATAATTGTAATTTTTCCTATGTTAATCCTCAACCTACAGTTGATCAGCTTCAAAAATACTATCCTGAGTCTTATTACGGAGATGATCAATTTTTGTATGAAAAAATAGATAACTTCATTAGGTTTAAAAAAATCAAGGAGCTATTCCCTGATACTACTGGCACTATTTTAGACATAGGTTGTGGTAAAGGTTTATTATTAAAAGCATTGGAAGATATTAACTGGAAAGTTCACGGAATAGAACTATCTGAGACTTCAGCTCTGTATGCAAAAAAAAAACTAAACATTAAAATTGCAACTCAGATGTTGGATACATGTAATTTCCCGAGTAATCATTTCGATCTTGTTACGATGTTCCATTCTTTGGAACATATGAAAGAGCCTAAAAAAATACTTAAAGAAATTCATAGGGTTCTATCAGACGACGGAATTTTGTTAATTGAAGTTCCAAAATTCGATAGTCTTTTTTCAAAGCTTTTCAAAGAGAAATGGTTCCACCTTGATTTACCACGCCATTTATATCATTTTGAGAATTTTAGTATAAAAAAAATTTTAAAAGATTCTGGTTTCCAAATAATTGACCACAAAAATTTTGCTTTTTTTTATGATATTTTTGGTAATATTCAAAGTTGTTACAATTTTATCTGCTCAAAAGTTAATCTTTTTAACGATTTTAACACTAAACGACTTACTATAAAATCTATTAAAAAATTCAGACATCGTAATAGAATATATTTAGACCTTTTGTTCTGCCATTTAACATTTCCGGTCTTTTTTTTGGTCATGTTGCTTTTATCGATTGTGTTATCACTTTTTAATCAAGGTGGTACACTGATCATTCTTGCGCAAAAACATCCAACTATTTAA
- a CDS encoding acyltransferase yields MFSYELTVSIFAYIIPVLLRAPVYRLLGARIGKGVLIAGKIVEPQMVTLGNYSLCGEMSLLMAHAIMGDKVVLKKITIGDNVSVGAHAIIMPGVAIGDNSIIATGSLVPMDTIVPANEIWRGIPAKKWKSVDPFDVKS; encoded by the coding sequence GTGTTCAGTTATGAGTTGACCGTTTCTATATTTGCCTATATTATTCCAGTTCTTCTCAGAGCCCCAGTCTACAGATTATTGGGGGCAAGAATTGGCAAAGGCGTTTTGATCGCTGGCAAGATAGTCGAACCTCAGATGGTGACTTTAGGCAATTACTCTCTTTGTGGAGAAATGTCTCTATTAATGGCTCATGCGATAATGGGAGATAAAGTTGTTTTAAAAAAAATAACTATTGGGGACAACGTGTCCGTGGGGGCTCATGCCATCATTATGCCCGGAGTAGCTATAGGCGATAATTCTATAATTGCAACTGGATCCCTTGTACCTATGGATACAATAGTCCCTGCAAATGAAATTTGGCGCGGGATACCAGCCAAGAAATGGAAATCAGTAGACCCTTTTGATGTCAAATCTTGA
- a CDS encoding glycosyltransferase → MTRPNILILPYMPTLSHTSRPLEIAKLLRADGCNVLFAGFNTNKSKFSFIEKEGFKCLALFEPDPDTLFTNIRNGKMKFVSALTLDQIVKADINLFKKVAPDLILSDGRFSAMISTQIADIPHVAVVNASSTEYRSIPYIPFFEKIFPLWMREHKNFRQFCDKMNLKIEMAVFDNAMNHFKRLSKKYNLKLPVTATNCLAGKDLTLLADIPEYFPVKNQPDNYHYIGPITWKRSVNTPKPRWWPLPETDKPKIYLTMGTTGENNLFSLIYNYLKKSDFITIITTGSQNDQFKTIPGRIYVEDYIDGEAVLKKSDLVICHGGNGTIYQAIGKVTPIIGIPTIPDQDFNMRRVEALGVGIRIPIKTILKKPDILMDKIQTILTNKDYFKKNLYKLQTSLKKYTGADIAADLIQSYLS, encoded by the coding sequence ATGACCCGACCAAATATACTAATTTTACCCTATATGCCAACCTTATCACATACCTCAAGACCGCTTGAGATAGCTAAACTTTTAAGGGCGGATGGCTGTAATGTTTTATTTGCAGGATTTAATACAAATAAGTCCAAGTTTTCTTTCATAGAAAAAGAAGGATTTAAATGTTTAGCATTGTTTGAACCCGACCCAGATACTCTTTTTACTAATATCAGAAACGGGAAAATGAAATTTGTTTCTGCCTTAACGTTGGATCAAATAGTAAAAGCAGATATCAATTTATTCAAAAAAGTTGCTCCTGACTTGATTTTATCGGACGGCAGGTTTTCAGCTATGATATCAACTCAAATTGCAGACATACCGCATGTAGCCGTTGTAAATGCATCATCCACAGAATATCGAAGCATTCCTTACATACCATTTTTTGAAAAAATCTTTCCTCTCTGGATGCGCGAACATAAAAACTTTCGTCAATTTTGCGATAAAATGAATCTGAAAATAGAAATGGCCGTTTTTGACAACGCTATGAACCATTTTAAACGTCTTTCCAAAAAATACAACCTGAAACTACCGGTTACAGCAACCAACTGCCTTGCCGGCAAAGATCTTACATTGTTGGCTGATATTCCTGAATACTTCCCAGTTAAAAATCAACCTGATAACTACCATTACATTGGCCCCATTACTTGGAAGAGATCTGTTAACACGCCCAAGCCAAGGTGGTGGCCCCTTCCTGAAACGGATAAACCTAAAATTTATCTGACCATGGGCACAACCGGTGAAAATAATCTTTTTTCATTAATATACAACTACCTCAAAAAGTCCGATTTTATAACCATCATTACAACAGGCAGCCAAAACGATCAGTTTAAAACCATCCCTGGCAGAATTTATGTTGAGGACTACATTGATGGAGAAGCCGTTCTTAAAAAATCAGATTTAGTTATATGTCATGGCGGAAACGGCACCATATACCAGGCTATTGGCAAGGTAACGCCAATTATTGGCATACCCACAATCCCTGATCAGGATTTTAATATGCGACGAGTAGAAGCACTGGGTGTCGGGATTAGGATACCCATAAAAACCATTTTAAAAAAACCGGACATCCTGATGGATAAAATTCAGACAATTCTGACGAACAAAGATTATTTTAAAAAGAATCTATACAAACTGCAAACAAGTCTTAAAAAATATACAGGGGCAGATATTGCTGCAGATTTAATTCAATCTTATTTGTCGTAA